In a genomic window of Salegentibacter salegens:
- the sov gene encoding T9SS outer membrane translocon Sov/SprA, translated as MSTSVKLSLLLSLIISLSSTAQETPQDTTETGYALGEIALPDSELISSFYEYDAILDRYIYREQLGDLDLSIPLILTPEEYENLVLDEEMRNYFKQKVDAQAGRKEGSEEIQRDLLPDFYVNNNFFESIFGGSEINIVPQGTVEMDLGLLYTKQDNPAFSPRNRQNLTFDFDQRISLSLLGQIGERLQITANYDTESTFDFQNQLKLEYTPTEDDIVRKIEVGNVNMPLNNALMQGAQSLFGFKTELQFGKTRITGVFSEQKSERRTVNVEGGSTVEKFEKFALDYDQDRHFFLSHYFRDNYNEALKDYPFINSNIQIKRVQVWVTNRTNNVQNLTDTRNIVAIQDLGETNLPGNIGLDNIPAGFFNQPGGSFPDNENNDFNPFGINGSAESVLTPAIRDVATVDNGFSGVQVSEGLDYVKLENARQLQPNEYSLNTQLGYISLNQRLSNDEILAIAFQYTVNGEVYQVGEFANDGVNATGDNNPAQNPTQDPDAPVTNQRINQNLVVKMLKSTITNVDEPVWDLMMKNIYSLGAYQLEREDFRMNILYTDPQPLNYIKPAGDGSVSLPEAIRETPLLRVFNLDKLNNNNDPINGGDGFFDYVPGLTIDPQNGNIIFTSVEPFGSYLFEELDNSPNTGAEDYNNPETWNANQQKYVFRSLYRTTKTQAEQEDADKNKFQLKGRYKSGEVEGIPIGFNLPPGSVTVTAGGRVLQEGVDYVVNYELGRVQILDEALLASDIPIQVNTENNALFGQQTKRFTGLNVEHQFNENFLVGATFINLKERPLTQKANYSYEPINNSIFGFNVNYSTEVPLFTRLVNKLPNIDTDVPSNFSVTGEFAYLQPGAPAINDFQGEATTYIDDFEAAQTTIDISAPLSWELSSVPLGYGGELANGDIKVGDKRAKLSWYTIDPIFYSSNRPDGITDNDISTYATRRVALSEIFPNTDVVQGQPQVVYTMDVSYFPKERGPYNFNPTATNGTLPNPSQSFGGIMRGINTTNFEQSNVEFIEFWVMDPYIYSENMGNSAGTINFNLGNISEDVLKDGRKQYENGLPASGGTQNTIETQVAKVPADQSLIYAFDSEGDERRNQDVGYDGLSDAQEAVKFPEFSNLPDPAADNYEYFLNTTGDIVSRYKRYNGPDGNSPPEVGDTNRGNTTLPTTEDVNRDNTMNTIDSYFEYEIPFFPGMGVENSQYITDEKELTTTLRNGNELPVRWLQFKIPIYEPTDSKGGIADYRSIRFMRMFLSGFEEETLLRFGTMELVRGDYRRYNRGLRDRNILPENQNTLFEVSAVNIEENENRQPVPYVLPPGVIREELFENNTNIRQNEQSLSLRVCDLEPQDARAVYKNFQIDMRQYKNLEMFLHAESLPNQTPLKEGQLVAFVRMGTDFTDNYYQIEIPLSPTAFGAMNAEDIWPQVNRMNLPLELLQRVKTGVLGDPSLNSGELNFFTENLELIDEEDSYEMDQLRLGIKGNPSFGNVRVLMLGLKNGTPTNGVQDLCGEVWFNELRLSDLNNEGGWATIVNMDTNLADFATVAATGRKSTVGFGTIEQGPNQRSRENSEQYDVVTNINAGQLLPEKWGVKIPFNYSRGEELITPKYDQEFLDLELETRLADIVDPVERDRVKKQSQSYTKRQSVNVIGLRKERTGEAKPMPYDIENFAFTTSYNQVDHRDFEIEESLNQNVRAGATYEFNFEPKQVEPFKNISALDSSDYYSLVRDFNVNLLPSNINASSTILRQYNEQKFRSLELSGDDLGIPTLYQRNYMFNWEYGINYNLTNSLNFSFNASNNRIVRNYIDEDGFANNNIGVWDNFFSIGTPDLHYQNLQVNYDIPFDKIPVLEFINATYSYTGDFQWQRGSRIYENLEGIPDIGNSVQNSSSHQINASLDMESLYSYLGLEKKESRGGQTIKQRSAGVPTLDGSPQDAERTQNAEVVEKTSKSFNTFVDFVTILSRLQVNYRQNEGTFLPGYTPSVGFMGTLQPSTAFTFGWQDEVRYTAARRGWLTLFQNFNQQYSTLKNEQLDVQASLDIIPDLTVDISANRNYSENFSENYRVNPSTMEYISLTPYNYGNFNISTILIKTAFNQSDEQSSETFESFRESRLNIARRLARERGLDPDNVDEDGYPVGIGKTNQAVLLPAFVSAYAGKDPEDIKLGAFRDMPLPNWNMKYTGLMRIGWFKDKFRRISINHGYQSNYTINQFQTNLDYDPENEFETNQAGDFKNPMLYSNIVLTELFTPLFRLDLETKNAIQLLAEIRKDRMLSLSFDNNLLTETTGNEYILGAGYRISDLRIATGLGGTNRILSSDLNFKADVSFRRNKSIIRYLDLETSQVIAGQDIWRINFTTDYAISSNLTAIFYYEHNFSEYAVSTAFPQTTIRSGITLRYNFGN; from the coding sequence TTGTCAACTTCGGTTAAGCTCAGCTTGTTGTTGTCATTGATAATTTCATTGAGTTCCACTGCACAAGAAACCCCTCAGGATACCACAGAAACCGGGTATGCTTTGGGTGAAATAGCGCTGCCTGATTCTGAATTAATCTCTTCTTTCTACGAATACGATGCTATTTTAGACCGGTATATTTATCGCGAACAGTTAGGAGATTTAGACCTTTCTATCCCTTTAATTTTAACCCCTGAAGAATACGAAAATCTAGTTTTAGATGAAGAAATGCGCAATTATTTTAAGCAGAAAGTTGATGCGCAGGCCGGCCGAAAAGAAGGAAGTGAGGAAATTCAGCGGGATTTATTACCAGATTTTTATGTAAATAATAATTTCTTTGAAAGCATTTTTGGAGGTTCAGAAATAAATATCGTTCCGCAGGGAACTGTAGAAATGGACCTGGGTTTGCTTTACACCAAGCAGGATAATCCGGCTTTTTCTCCCAGGAACAGGCAAAATCTCACTTTCGATTTCGATCAGCGAATTAGTTTAAGCCTGCTTGGGCAAATTGGAGAACGTTTGCAAATTACCGCCAATTACGATACCGAATCTACATTCGATTTTCAGAACCAATTAAAACTTGAATATACACCTACCGAAGATGATATTGTTAGGAAAATTGAAGTCGGGAATGTGAATATGCCGCTTAATAATGCGCTGATGCAAGGCGCGCAAAGTTTATTTGGATTTAAAACCGAATTACAATTTGGGAAAACCCGAATTACCGGTGTTTTTTCTGAACAAAAATCGGAACGGAGAACAGTAAATGTTGAAGGTGGTTCTACCGTAGAAAAATTTGAAAAATTTGCCCTGGATTATGATCAGGACAGGCACTTTTTTCTTTCGCATTATTTCAGGGACAATTATAATGAGGCGCTAAAAGATTATCCTTTTATAAATTCCAACATTCAAATTAAAAGGGTTCAGGTTTGGGTCACTAATAGAACCAATAATGTGCAAAACTTAACCGATACCAGGAATATTGTCGCTATTCAGGATTTGGGAGAAACTAATTTACCGGGGAATATAGGTTTAGATAATATTCCAGCAGGGTTTTTTAATCAGCCAGGAGGAAGTTTTCCCGATAACGAGAATAACGATTTTAATCCCTTTGGGATAAATGGATCAGCCGAATCTGTTCTTACACCCGCAATTAGAGATGTGGCGACGGTAGATAATGGTTTTAGCGGAGTTCAGGTTTCAGAAGGACTGGATTATGTGAAGTTGGAGAATGCAAGACAATTGCAGCCCAACGAGTATAGTTTGAACACCCAACTTGGTTATATATCCTTAAACCAGCGATTAAGCAATGATGAAATTCTTGCCATAGCTTTTCAGTACACCGTAAACGGCGAGGTTTACCAAGTTGGAGAATTTGCTAACGATGGGGTGAATGCCACGGGCGATAATAATCCTGCTCAAAATCCAACACAAGATCCTGATGCACCCGTAACAAACCAGCGAATAAACCAAAACCTGGTGGTTAAAATGCTTAAAAGCACGATTACCAATGTAGACGAGCCTGTTTGGGATTTAATGATGAAGAATATTTATAGTCTTGGCGCTTATCAATTAGAGCGGGAAGATTTTAGAATGAATATTCTGTATACAGATCCACAACCTCTAAATTATATAAAACCCGCCGGGGATGGTTCGGTATCATTGCCTGAAGCTATTAGGGAAACACCTTTACTTAGGGTCTTTAATCTCGATAAATTAAATAATAATAACGATCCTATAAATGGCGGCGATGGATTTTTTGATTATGTGCCGGGGTTAACCATAGATCCTCAAAACGGAAATATCATTTTTACTTCAGTAGAACCATTTGGAAGCTATTTATTTGAAGAACTGGATAATTCGCCAAATACCGGCGCCGAAGATTATAATAACCCCGAAACCTGGAATGCCAATCAGCAAAAATATGTTTTCCGTTCTTTGTATCGAACCACGAAAACCCAGGCCGAACAGGAAGATGCCGATAAAAATAAATTTCAGTTAAAAGGGAGATATAAATCGGGGGAAGTTGAAGGGATTCCAATTGGTTTTAACCTTCCACCAGGATCGGTAACTGTAACAGCCGGCGGAAGGGTGTTGCAGGAAGGTGTAGATTATGTGGTAAATTATGAATTGGGAAGAGTACAAATTCTGGATGAAGCTTTGCTTGCTTCAGATATTCCAATTCAGGTAAATACCGAGAATAATGCCTTATTCGGTCAGCAAACCAAACGTTTTACCGGTTTAAATGTAGAACATCAGTTTAACGAAAATTTTTTAGTTGGAGCCACTTTTATAAACCTGAAGGAACGCCCGCTAACACAAAAAGCGAATTATAGTTACGAGCCAATAAATAATTCAATTTTCGGCTTTAATGTAAACTATTCTACCGAGGTTCCCTTATTTACCAGGCTGGTAAATAAATTGCCCAACATAGATACCGATGTGCCTTCTAATTTCTCTGTTACCGGGGAGTTCGCTTATTTGCAACCGGGAGCTCCTGCAATTAACGATTTCCAGGGAGAAGCAACCACCTATATAGACGATTTTGAAGCAGCCCAAACTACAATAGATATTAGTGCCCCATTAAGCTGGGAATTAAGCAGCGTCCCGCTTGGTTATGGCGGCGAACTGGCCAATGGCGATATAAAAGTTGGAGATAAACGGGCAAAATTATCCTGGTATACTATAGATCCTATTTTTTATAGCAGCAACCGTCCCGACGGAATTACAGATAACGATATTTCTACCTATGCTACCAGAAGGGTAGCCTTAAGCGAGATTTTCCCGAATACCGATGTAGTGCAGGGGCAACCGCAGGTGGTGTATACAATGGATGTAAGTTATTTCCCCAAAGAACGTGGTCCTTATAACTTTAATCCTACAGCAACAAATGGCACCTTGCCGAATCCTTCACAAAGTTTTGGAGGAATAATGCGTGGAATAAATACTACCAATTTTGAACAAAGCAATGTTGAGTTTATAGAATTTTGGGTTATGGACCCCTATATTTATTCTGAAAATATGGGAAATTCAGCAGGAACTATCAATTTTAACCTTGGGAATATTTCTGAAGATGTGCTGAAAGATGGGCGTAAACAATATGAAAATGGGTTGCCGGCGAGTGGTGGGACTCAAAATACCATAGAGACCCAGGTAGCGAAGGTTCCAGCAGATCAATCTTTAATTTATGCTTTTGATTCTGAAGGTGACGAGCGTAGAAATCAGGATGTGGGATACGACGGACTTTCAGACGCGCAGGAAGCTGTTAAATTTCCTGAATTCAGTAATTTGCCTGATCCTGCAGCAGATAATTATGAGTATTTTCTAAATACCACAGGAGACATTGTAAGCCGTTACAAAAGATATAATGGTCCCGATGGGAATTCCCCACCAGAAGTTGGCGATACCAATAGAGGAAATACCACTTTGCCTACTACCGAAGACGTGAATCGGGATAATACGATGAACACAATTGATAGTTATTTTGAATATGAAATACCTTTCTTCCCGGGGATGGGCGTTGAAAATAGTCAATACATCACAGACGAGAAAGAACTTACCACCACACTTAGAAATGGAAATGAACTTCCCGTGCGCTGGCTTCAGTTTAAAATTCCAATTTACGAGCCAACCGATTCTAAAGGAGGTATAGCCGATTACAGATCTATACGTTTTATGAGAATGTTTCTTAGTGGGTTCGAGGAAGAAACCTTGCTGCGATTTGGGACTATGGAGTTGGTGAGAGGCGATTATAGGCGGTACAATCGCGGGTTGAGAGATAGAAATATTCTTCCGGAAAATCAAAACACCCTTTTTGAAGTTTCCGCAGTAAATATTGAGGAAAATGAAAATCGCCAACCAGTGCCTTATGTATTGCCACCCGGCGTAATTAGAGAAGAGCTTTTTGAAAATAATACAAATATCAGGCAAAATGAGCAATCACTTTCGCTTAGGGTGTGTGATTTGGAACCTCAGGATGCAAGGGCGGTTTACAAGAATTTCCAGATAGATATGCGGCAATATAAAAACCTGGAAATGTTTTTACACGCCGAATCGCTACCCAATCAAACTCCTTTAAAAGAGGGGCAGTTGGTAGCTTTTGTAAGAATGGGAACCGATTTTACCGATAATTATTATCAAATTGAAATTCCTTTAAGTCCAACGGCTTTTGGTGCGATGAATGCTGAAGATATCTGGCCGCAAGTTAACCGAATGAATCTTCCGTTGGAACTTCTTCAACGCGTAAAAACAGGTGTTTTAGGAGATCCTTCTTTAAATTCTGGAGAATTAAATTTCTTTACCGAAAACCTAGAATTAATTGACGAAGAAGACTCCTATGAAATGGATCAATTACGCCTGGGAATAAAAGGAAATCCCAGTTTTGGAAATGTACGGGTGTTGATGTTAGGATTAAAGAACGGCACACCTACAAATGGTGTCCAGGATTTGTGTGGTGAGGTTTGGTTTAACGAATTAAGACTTTCAGACCTTAATAATGAAGGTGGTTGGGCGACTATAGTTAATATGGATACCAATTTAGCCGATTTTGCCACGGTAGCCGCTACCGGGAGAAAAAGCACCGTGGGCTTTGGAACCATAGAACAGGGCCCTAACCAGCGAAGCAGGGAAAACTCAGAACAATATGATGTTGTTACCAATATAAATGCCGGGCAATTACTTCCGGAAAAATGGGGTGTGAAAATTCCGTTTAATTATAGCAGGGGCGAGGAATTAATTACGCCAAAATACGACCAGGAATTTCTTGATTTAGAACTGGAAACTCGCCTGGCGGATATTGTAGATCCTGTTGAAAGAGATCGGGTAAAAAAACAATCGCAGTCTTATACAAAACGACAAAGTGTAAATGTTATAGGCTTGCGTAAAGAACGTACCGGTGAGGCGAAACCAATGCCTTATGATATTGAGAATTTCGCTTTTACAACATCTTATAATCAGGTAGATCATCGTGATTTTGAAATTGAAGAATCTTTGAATCAAAATGTGAGGGCAGGGGCAACCTACGAGTTTAATTTTGAGCCAAAACAAGTAGAGCCTTTCAAAAATATTTCGGCTTTAGATAGCAGCGATTATTATTCGCTGGTGAGAGATTTTAATGTGAATTTACTGCCATCTAATATAAATGCGAGTTCAACGATTTTAAGACAGTATAACGAGCAAAAATTCAGGTCGCTGGAACTTTCAGGTGATGATTTAGGAATTCCAACTTTATACCAGCGAAACTATATGTTTAACTGGGAATATGGCATAAATTATAATCTTACCAATTCTTTAAATTTCAGCTTTAACGCTTCCAATAATCGTATAGTTAGAAATTATATAGATGAAGATGGTTTTGCCAATAATAATATTGGGGTTTGGGATAATTTCTTCAGCATTGGTACGCCAGATTTGCATTATCAAAACCTGCAGGTAAATTATGATATCCCTTTTGATAAAATTCCTGTACTCGAATTTATAAATGCTACTTATTCTTATACCGGAGATTTCCAATGGCAGCGCGGTTCCAGGATTTACGAGAATCTTGAAGGTATTCCCGATATAGGAAACAGTGTGCAGAACTCAAGTTCTCACCAAATAAATGCCAGCCTGGATATGGAGAGTTTATATTCTTACTTAGGGCTGGAAAAGAAAGAAAGTCGCGGTGGGCAAACAATAAAACAACGAAGCGCCGGGGTGCCTACTTTAGATGGCAGCCCGCAAGATGCAGAGCGCACTCAAAATGCCGAGGTAGTTGAGAAAACCAGCAAAAGCTTTAATACGTTTGTAGATTTTGTAACTATTTTAAGCAGGTTACAGGTTAACTATCGCCAAAATGAAGGGACTTTTCTTCCCGGTTATACTCCAAGTGTAGGTTTTATGGGAACTTTGCAGCCCAGTACAGCCTTCACTTTTGGTTGGCAGGATGAGGTTAGATATACTGCGGCCAGAAGAGGTTGGTTAACTTTGTTTCAAAATTTTAATCAGCAGTATTCTACTTTAAAAAACGAACAATTAGATGTACAGGCTTCCCTGGATATTATCCCTGATCTTACGGTAGATATTAGCGCAAACAGGAATTATTCAGAAAACTTTTCAGAGAATTATAGGGTAAATCCTTCTACTATGGAATATATTTCTTTGACGCCTTATAATTACGGGAATTTTAATATTTCTACTATTCTTATAAAAACCGCTTTTAATCAGTCAGACGAACAGTCTTCTGAAACTTTTGAAAGTTTTAGGGAAAGTCGTCTTAATATAGCCCGTCGCCTTGCCAGGGAGCGAGGTTTGGATCCCGATAATGTAGACGAAGACGGCTATCCAGTAGGAATTGGGAAAACAAACCAGGCAGTTTTATTACCTGCTTTTGTTTCGGCTTACGCGGGGAAAGATCCTGAAGATATAAAGCTGGGAGCTTTTAGGGATATGCCTTTACCAAACTGGAATATGAAATATACCGGTTTAATGCGAATTGGTTGGTTTAAAGATAAATTTAGACGAATTTCAATAAATCACGGGTACCAATCTAACTATACCATTAATCAATTTCAAACTAACCTGGATTACGATCCTGAGAATGAATTTGAAACTAACCAGGCAGGAGATTTCAAAAACCCTATGTTGTATTCTAATATAGTTTTAACTGAATTATTTACTCCTTTATTTCGCTTAGATCTGGAGACTAAGAATGCTATCCAGTTATTGGCAGAAATAAGAAAAGACCGAATGCTTTCCCTGAGTTTCGATAATAATTTACTAACAGAAACAACCGGAAACGAATATATCTTAGGAGCGGGTTATAGAATTAGCGATTTAAGGATTGCCACCGGCCTTGGGGGAACCAACCGCATTCTAAGCAGCGATCTTAATTTTAAAGCCGATGTTTCTTTCAGAAGAAATAAAAGTATTATTAGATATTTAGATTTAGAAACCAGCCAGGTAATTGCCGGCCAGGATATATGGCGTATTAATTTCACCACAGATTATGCGATTTCCAGCAATCTTACCGCAATATTTTATTACGAACATAATTTTTCTGAATATGCGGTATCTACGGCATTTCCGCAAACAACCATAAGGTCTGGGATAACACTTAGATATAATTTTGGAAATTAA
- a CDS encoding VanZ family protein, with amino-acid sequence MVASLYTILLTVSSLVKLGKISVGSFNPTDKLLHLGAYFGLVVFWKVYFMQKDKPQTTYKKNLFKIAGLAVLFGMLIEVLQGVLTSYREPDWYDIMANTAGILLAVIIFLFFEKSLKRLNSKINLIF; translated from the coding sequence TTGGTAGCAAGCCTTTATACTATATTATTAACGGTTTCTTCTTTAGTTAAACTTGGTAAAATTAGTGTGGGGAGTTTTAATCCTACAGATAAACTTTTACATCTTGGAGCTTATTTTGGACTTGTAGTATTTTGGAAGGTATATTTTATGCAAAAAGATAAACCTCAAACTACTTATAAAAAAAACCTTTTCAAAATAGCCGGCCTCGCAGTACTGTTTGGTATGTTAATTGAGGTTTTACAGGGTGTACTTACCAGTTATAGAGAGCCAGATTGGTATGATATTATGGCAAATACTGCTGGAATTTTGCTTGCTGTTATTATCTTTCTTTTCTTTGAAAAGAGTCTAAAAAGGTTAAATAGTAAGATTAATTTAATTTTTTAG
- a CDS encoding energy transducer TonB: MEPKKNPKADLTRRSVFFLQLGLILVLLITWRAIEWKTYDRDDIDTGQLNMDDLDDEEIPITEMQNTPPPPPPAPEIIEVVEDEEEVEEDEIESTETNMDEIVEVEEVVEAPTEEEVEDVPFAVIEDVPIFPGCENLNNNEERKQCMSQKISQFVNRNFDTDLGAELGLSGVNRVIVQFKIDEKGNITNVQSRAPHPRLEREAARVINKLPSMQPGKQRGKAVGVMYSLPIVFQIQD; the protein is encoded by the coding sequence ATGGAACCAAAGAAAAATCCAAAAGCCGATTTAACCAGAAGAAGTGTATTCTTTCTGCAATTGGGGCTTATTCTTGTCCTGTTAATTACCTGGAGGGCAATTGAGTGGAAGACTTACGACAGGGACGACATCGATACCGGCCAGTTAAATATGGACGATTTAGATGATGAAGAAATCCCAATTACAGAGATGCAGAATACGCCACCACCGCCACCACCGGCACCAGAGATTATTGAAGTTGTAGAGGATGAAGAAGAGGTAGAAGAAGACGAAATTGAGTCTACTGAAACCAATATGGATGAGATTGTTGAGGTAGAAGAGGTTGTTGAAGCTCCTACTGAAGAAGAAGTAGAAGATGTACCTTTCGCTGTAATTGAAGATGTGCCAATCTTCCCGGGTTGTGAAAACCTAAATAACAACGAAGAGCGTAAGCAATGTATGAGCCAAAAGATCAGTCAGTTTGTAAACCGTAACTTTGATACAGATCTTGGTGCAGAGCTTGGTCTTTCTGGAGTGAACAGGGTGATTGTTCAGTTTAAAATTGATGAAAAAGGAAATATTACCAATGTACAGTCTAGAGCGCCACACCCAAGGTTAGAGCGTGAAGCAGCAAGGGTAATTAATAAATTGCCAAGTATGCAGCCAGGTAAACAACGTGGTAAGGCAGTAGGGGTTATGTACTCTTTACCAATTGTATTCCAAATTCAAGACTAA
- a CDS encoding gliding motility protein RemB: protein MKNYLFLLVLLSAISLKSEAQDNSQRFPEFPQCAVVDFTNKETCFKNTLTKLVLNNYEVPLEVARENYRGEITVIFEVDKTGSFKIIYTDAVYVELKEEIQRVFNLLPQIKPATYNSRPIFVQFKMPVKIPLELNTEDFSTTSQVKPDISEINFQQPQEDDLTNEYDQIQSEEFTRPRYESQINIPLSHEYYSRFDAEYNKIGVNTHSASKPLLFSEVSKYYNFKAEEDKMLRDAESWFGKKLWNEHLVQYQTKDYWFTLDFALDLQLGKDFQQTDFDFTYNNTRALIFQGGLGKNFNFYTVAYENQGRFADYYNRFAESIRPDGGDPAIIPGRGIAKPFMDEGYDYPVAEGYLSYTPNKFFNLQFGHGKNFIGDGYRSLLMSDNASPYPYFKLNTTFWKLKYTNTWMSLRDVRPAVTENGSFRTKYMANHYLSYNVTKRLNIGLFESVVWENDNNRGFDLNYLNPVIFYRAIEFSTGARGGNAIIGLTSKYKFSDEINIYGQMIIDEFSTSDVFGGKQSWKNKLGYQLGVKYFDAFKIPGLFLQAEYNQVRPYTYSHNTGVLNYGHNNQSMAHLWGSNFREILAIARYKNDRWYGNAKVIYGKRGFDFDNAFNQSAYGGDIYTSERQRPFETGVKIGQGNTTTSFFASIEAGYIVNPATNLKLYGSFIYRSFNPNVKTSQTFDNTTSWINFGLRTDIFNWYYDY from the coding sequence ATGAAGAACTACCTGTTTCTTCTTGTCTTGCTAAGTGCGATTAGTTTAAAATCTGAGGCTCAAGATAATAGCCAACGTTTTCCTGAATTTCCTCAATGTGCCGTAGTAGATTTTACTAATAAAGAAACCTGCTTTAAAAACACCCTTACCAAATTAGTTTTGAATAATTATGAAGTCCCGTTAGAGGTTGCCAGGGAGAATTATAGGGGAGAGATAACCGTAATTTTTGAAGTTGATAAAACAGGAAGTTTTAAAATTATTTATACTGATGCCGTTTATGTAGAATTAAAGGAGGAAATACAGCGTGTTTTTAATTTGTTGCCACAAATTAAGCCGGCCACTTATAATTCCAGGCCAATTTTTGTCCAATTTAAAATGCCTGTAAAAATTCCGTTGGAATTGAATACTGAAGATTTTTCTACTACCTCCCAGGTTAAACCCGATATTTCAGAAATCAATTTTCAGCAACCTCAAGAAGATGATCTGACTAATGAATATGATCAAATTCAATCGGAAGAATTTACGCGCCCTCGTTATGAAAGTCAGATAAATATTCCTTTATCGCATGAATACTATAGCCGTTTTGATGCTGAATACAACAAAATAGGAGTGAATACTCACTCGGCTTCAAAGCCTTTGCTTTTTTCTGAAGTTTCTAAATATTATAATTTTAAAGCTGAAGAAGATAAAATGCTGCGGGATGCAGAATCCTGGTTTGGCAAAAAGTTATGGAATGAGCATTTGGTGCAATATCAAACCAAAGATTATTGGTTTACTCTAGATTTTGCTTTGGATCTTCAGTTAGGAAAAGATTTTCAGCAAACAGATTTCGATTTTACGTATAATAACACCCGCGCTCTTATTTTTCAGGGTGGTTTAGGAAAAAACTTTAATTTTTATACGGTAGCTTACGAAAATCAGGGCAGGTTTGCCGATTATTACAATAGGTTTGCCGAATCTATTAGGCCAGATGGCGGCGATCCTGCTATAATACCCGGCAGGGGAATTGCAAAACCTTTTATGGACGAAGGTTATGATTATCCTGTAGCGGAAGGTTATTTGTCTTATACGCCAAATAAGTTTTTTAATCTTCAATTTGGCCACGGCAAAAACTTTATTGGAGACGGTTATCGTTCCCTTTTAATGAGTGATAATGCTTCGCCATATCCTTATTTTAAACTCAACACCACGTTTTGGAAGTTAAAATATACCAATACCTGGATGTCTTTGCGCGATGTGAGACCGGCAGTTACAGAAAATGGTTCCTTTAGAACAAAATATATGGCTAACCATTACTTGAGTTATAATGTTACCAAAAGGCTTAATATTGGTTTATTTGAATCTGTGGTTTGGGAAAATGATAATAACCGGGGCTTCGATTTAAATTATTTGAACCCGGTAATTTTTTATCGGGCTATAGAATTTTCTACCGGGGCACGTGGCGGTAATGCAATTATTGGCCTTACTTCAAAATATAAGTTTTCAGATGAAATTAATATCTATGGTCAAATGATTATAGATGAATTCTCTACCTCTGATGTTTTTGGGGGGAAACAAAGTTGGAAAAACAAACTTGGGTATCAATTAGGAGTGAAATATTTTGATGCTTTCAAAATTCCCGGGCTATTTCTACAGGCAGAATATAACCAGGTACGGCCTTACACTTATTCGCATAACACAGGGGTTTTGAATTATGGGCATAATAACCAGTCTATGGCTCATTTGTGGGGTTCTAATTTCAGGGAGATTTTAGCTATTGCCCGCTATAAAAATGATAGATGGTATGGGAATGCTAAAGTGATTTATGGTAAAAGAGGTTTCGATTTTGACAATGCATTTAATCAAAGTGCTTATGGTGGAGATATTTATACTAGTGAACGCCAACGTCCTTTTGAAACCGGTGTGAAAATTGGCCAGGGAAATACTACCACTTCCTTTTTTGCAAGTATTGAGGCCGGTTATATAGTTAATCCTGCGACAAATTTAAAACTCTACGGAAGTTTTATTTACCGCTCTTTTAACCCAAATGTAAAGACTTCTCAAACTTTTGATAATACAACTTCCTGGATAAATTTTGGCTTACGCACCGATATTTTTAACTGGTATTACGATTATTAG
- the gcvH gene encoding glycine cleavage system protein GcvH: MNIPQDLKYTKDHEWIKVEGDTATIGITDFAQGELGDIVYVEVETVDETLDREEVFGTVEAVKTVSDLYLPLSGEIIEFNENLEDEPEKVNSDPYGEGWMIKIKFSDKSQLEDLLSADAYKEVLGS, from the coding sequence ATGAACATTCCACAAGATTTAAAGTACACCAAAGACCACGAATGGATTAAGGTAGAAGGTGATACGGCTACAATTGGTATTACAGATTTTGCACAGGGCGAATTGGGTGATATTGTTTATGTAGAAGTAGAAACCGTAGACGAAACCCTTGATAGAGAAGAGGTTTTTGGAACGGTTGAAGCTGTAAAAACAGTTTCAGACCTTTATTTGCCTTTATCTGGCGAAATAATTGAATTTAACGAGAACCTGGAAGATGAGCCGGAAAAAGTAAATTCAGATCCTTATGGAGAAGGTTGGATGATCAAAATAAAATTTTCTGATAAATCTCAGCTGGAAGATCTTTTAAGTGCAGATGCGTATAAAGAAGTTCTTGGTAGTTAG